From a region of the Theobroma cacao cultivar B97-61/B2 chromosome 8, Criollo_cocoa_genome_V2, whole genome shotgun sequence genome:
- the LOC18592989 gene encoding uncharacterized protein LOC18592989 isoform X2, with translation MELAKFFGLDGFDDLVQNCVALLAYERPQESSVGYLLEESQRDVVADTINAMILSTNPNMKNLQSCLHSYLEKLLRQLTTCYLERRSSNGDQGEAFHLHRVLNSGKDIKS, from the exons ATGGAATTGGCAAAATTTTTTGGGTTGGatggatttgatgatttaGTGCAG AACTGTGTTGCTCTGCTGGCATATGAACGTCCACAGGAGTCCTCTGTTGGATATCTTCTTGAAGAGTCACAACGCGATGTTGTGGCAGACACAATTAATGCTATGATCTTATCGACAAATCCCAATATGAAAAATCTGCAAAGCTGTCTACATTCTTACCTCGAGAAACTACTGAGGCAGCTAACTACTTGCTATTTGGAGAGAAGGTCGTCAAATGGGGACCAGGGTGAAGCATTCCATTTGCATCGGGTTCTTAACAGTGGTAAAGACATCAAGTCCTAG
- the LOC18592989 gene encoding uncharacterized protein LOC18592989 isoform X1 — MVGALEEAVKYGRMELAKFFGLDGFDDLVQNCVALLAYERPQESSVGYLLEESQRDVVADTINAMILSTNPNMKNLQSCLHSYLEKLLRQLTTCYLERRSSNGDQGEAFHLHRVLNSGKDIKS; from the exons ATG GTTGGAGCATTGGAAGAGGCTGTTAAGTATGGAAGGATGGAATTGGCAAAATTTTTTGGGTTGGatggatttgatgatttaGTGCAG AACTGTGTTGCTCTGCTGGCATATGAACGTCCACAGGAGTCCTCTGTTGGATATCTTCTTGAAGAGTCACAACGCGATGTTGTGGCAGACACAATTAATGCTATGATCTTATCGACAAATCCCAATATGAAAAATCTGCAAAGCTGTCTACATTCTTACCTCGAGAAACTACTGAGGCAGCTAACTACTTGCTATTTGGAGAGAAGGTCGTCAAATGGGGACCAGGGTGAAGCATTCCATTTGCATCGGGTTCTTAACAGTGGTAAAGACATCAAGTCCTAG